In the Ricinus communis isolate WT05 ecotype wild-type chromosome 3, ASM1957865v1, whole genome shotgun sequence genome, GGTACTTTCATCAATTCTAAGAAAAACTGCCATGTAAACATCAGGCGTTTAGTTGGAGTAGTACTTATActaattcattaaaataacaaaagaaacaaagaagaagatatataaatacatgTGAAAGATAAAGTTAACTACTCTTCACACCTGTTCACACTTCCCTAGGTTATCCTTATCTCCGCTATAACCCTGAACATTAACCAAAGAAAGGAGACCTAGCTGTTACTCAACATAAAGAAGAATGAGATTTTATATGGaactaataaatttacatTTCCATTATTAGCtagaaagagataaaataactggttttaacatattaaaaagttttacCATGTCAATGGAGAGGTGAAGTATTTCATgtgaaaatatatgttaaattaGGGGAAAACATGGTGATACCTTGAGCAATTCCATCTCTTCTTTAGTTGGACAGAACTTTATAAGATTATCAACCTGATCAACATCTAGAACTGAATCATCCATGGCAAGGATTGCACTCTGTAAACATTAATATTGAAGGAAGAATGTAAAAGAACCAACTAAAAACTGTTCAACAGACAAGAATCCTTAAACCAGAAAAATGCTACAGGACTTTAAACTCTTCAGTCATTAGCTCCAAAAAAAGGGAAGACGTCACCATCTCAAACATCCAACAAATTCTTGTATGCAGACTCAACCTCAATTTTAACTTGTATCATATTTTAGAAGCATGAAGGAATTatgagattttattttcattatcaaCGATGGtttataaattacattttttttcaatctCAATGTTAACTTGTATCATATTCTAGAAGCATTTACTTGAAAAACTGCAATAAGTTTCAGCATACCATTAGATCAGACAGAGGAATTTTAACCTTCGAAAGCATGATCTCACAGTTATATGCTCGTCTAAGCTCAATCTGCAGAATCAGTAAATAACTCgtgaaaaggaaataaacattaattaGATGTTTTAAACATTATCAAGTATGCAACACTTTATAAGTGATGGACAGCTGCAATTTATGCAATGACTATAATTGATAATAggcttcattattttttttaaaacattgatTACCAGTTGCACTTTATCAGATTTAGATCCCAAGGTGCGGCGAGATGACTTTTCTCCAGTGCTTCCATGACCAGTATTTGGAGCAGCAGCTGAGAAAAGACTCTCGAGTTCTGACATGTCAAATTCTGGAGTCCTAGCACAGACAAACCTGagtaagaataaaataaaagaatgccTAAAGAATAATATTAGCTGAAGACATTTCCTTATCAACCAGGGTAACAAATGAATGACGTACTTGGAAGCTTCATCAGATTTCTGTGCCTCAGCCCATAGACTTCCCTGCATGGCTCTAGTTATTTTTAACCAATGGTAGGGCTTCAAGTTGGCTTTTCTAGGTTGAGCCTGATTTCTTGGACTTGAACGTGATAAGCCTCGTCCCTTTGCACTGAACAGAGCACCAGAAGGTGGTCCAGGAACTGGAGGCACATTTCCATTGACAACTCCATTatgtgatggtgaagaggtACCACCGGGTTTTGATAATCCTTTGGCACAAGGAGCAGGTGGCGGTGGCACAGGAGGAATATGTGCAGAGGAATCCGTTGGAGCAGAACTAGGAAGAGGAGGGGGTGGTGACACTGAAGCAACACTAACTGTAGAAGTAGGAGGAGGGGGTGGTGATGGCACTAAAGTGACACCAGCAGGCCCCAATAGAGATTGAGAACACAAAGGAGGAGGAGGTGGTGGAGAAGGTTTAGAAATAACTTCCGAGTTATTTATATGCTGCTGAGAAGAAACTGAGGAGGGTGCTATTGAGAGAACCCCTGGTAGAGGAGGTGCCGGTGGCGGCTTGATAGCGAAGGATGGAGATGTTCTGGGAAAAGAAAGGGGTGGAAGAAGAGGAGTTGAGATTGATTTTTCAACAGCTGGTAATGAGGATTCCCCTGAGAAGGAAGGaggtggaggaggaggagggaGAGTTGAAGAACTGCCACTTGCAAGAGAAGAAGATGACCCAGGAGAAGAAGTTAGTCTAGGTGGACGCGCACTCCTCAGTAATGACAGACCTGTCTCTGACAATTCCTCAGGAGAATCATTAGCTGAAGAATATGTTGCTTTTGAAGTTCGTTGAGGAGGAGAATTAGTAGCACAAAACTGTACCGAAGTTGTAAGAGCTTCTTTTAGACATTGTAATGAGGTAGAAGATGGTGATGGGGGCAGCGGGGGTGGTGACGGTGGCAGTCTTACATTAGACACATGACTAAGCTGCATGGGTTTATGTACATTTGTGACAGGAGATGAAATTGCTGAGGATGTTATTGTCACTTGACGGGTGATTTCCTCACCATTAGATGCACCATCATCATGCAACAAAGCTGAGATGCCAATGGCTGAGGATGTGCTATATGGTGAGGATCGCAAAGTCTTTTGCACTCTTGGGGATATGATCTTAGATTGAGCTGACCGTTGGAGAGAAACATGTAGTTCTTGAGAGGACTCAACCCTCTTCTGGATGATATTTACATCTGGAGATGGTTTAGGGGAAGGCATTGATTGGGAAGCAATCATCAGTTCCTGGGATTCAGACTTCTCCCTAGTTGAACTTGCATCAGAAGGTGATTTAATAGagagaataaaattatattttgactCCTTCTGATTTGATTTTCCTTGAACTTTTTCAATAGTTGACTCTGGCATAACACGGTCTATTTCTACTCTCTGAGAAGAATCAATTTCCAAATTTTCTTGAAGTCTACTGAATTGTTGGAGAAGATTTAGTGTCAGATCAGATTCTGGTTCTAGCAAGTCCACGTTGCTGAAAAACTCTTGAACTTTAGCAAATGCATCCTCAGGAAGACCGCCTTTCTCCTCCAAACCGAGCAAATCAACTGTAGCAAGAGATGAAGTAGAATGCATCTCTGAAAACAGAACCTTCACCCatagacaaaaaaataaatgccCCCTGAACAGATCAAATCTGACATAGCATTTGAACACATTTAACAAGCTGAAAGATAACTCGATACCTCTGCTCTGAAGTCCTTTGGAAATTGATCTTTAACATTCCATAGCATGTCGATTTCCTCACTGTTAAGCATCAAGATATTTGATCTAATAAAGGCTGTATTGAACATGACACGGAAGATCATCTGTTCCCTTTCCAAATCACTCTCCACATGAATACACTCCATCACAACATCACCTTGAACATGACAATGGATGTCTAGTTTAATTAAATCGCTAACTGCCTGCAGTAACAAATGAAGAATTTGAAACACATAACAGCAAACTCTAAGGAGAGTTATAATAGatagtagaaaagaaaaggaaaactcCAAAAGGACTTGGATTGTTATCTACCAGTAGTTAATAACTAAAGCCAATAAATTCCTGCTAAAAAGCAATATATACGcattttgtaaaataaaaacatgtgATACTTCTTGTTGTTACAGCTAGGTTACTTAATCATAATAACTTCAGTATtgcaaataatgaaatatgcCCATCCCCACAACCTTACTCTCCTATTCCAGATCTGTAAGATAATTTTGAATGGCCCCATTTCGAGGTGGTTGCCACTTCGACTAAGTGACATCATCACTCTCATTCTGCAAAGCATAAATGAAATGTACATGAAATCAAAGACAATGCTTATTCTGAGAATAATGGTAAACCATCAACTGAGAATTGTTGTCTATATGATGACACATTTTCATGAGCATTTGCTTGGAAGGTTTCAAGCAAGACTCACTCATTCTGCATATGGGAAAAGAATatggtaaaaaataatatatatactcatGTCACCTCCCTATAGAAGAAAACATATGGCTACTGGCTACAAGAAAATCCATTTGCTAGCATAGActgaatataattattaatattaagtaCATGGTTGTACATGTCAAAATATCATACATCACATCAAACTAGAGCAAGATCGACAAAATGCAATAGAAATATTATCTTTCAGGAAGTGTGCACAACCTGGCatcaaaatttttgaaaatcaaaatccaTATGCGTCATCATTTCAGCTTTAGAATTAATGGAAAAATTCCCTTGGCTAATAAGCGCCGGACTTAAAGAACAGATGTAGCAGTGTCAACTAAAAAGGTCAATGAGATAGAAATATGAGTGCATACCATTCTTATCAAGAGATCTAGTTATGCTATAACTGCCTTTATGTTAGACAAATGCCGGAAATAAAATCATGCATTAAGTAATTaacaacaaaagaagataaattttCATCCAGGAATTAGGACAAGCCAAAATTTTGAATCAAAGATAAATCAGTtgaacaaatattttaaagaaaagttagAAATGAATACACAGACTCGAGTTACCTGCTTGTAATGTCGAACAAGTTTGCTCCTTTTTGGTGTTGAGAAAAGAACTTTGGGAGTCCGATCAGCAGCCATTAAGGGGTCCTGACCATAAATCCTAAATATTGGACGGCAACCTCCCTCTCCATCCATATTGGGAATAACTCTAAGAATAACACAGTCCAGTGTAAGTGCCCTATCCAGTGGAGGCCACTGTGAGCCCACATTCCTTCTTGATACATACTGCAAGTACCTCAATTGAGAAGGCAACGGATTGAGGGGTGACATCAGCTGCAAAAGCTCTCGTGGTGCTTGTTTGTAAATCATGTCTAATGTTTTCTGCTCCCCACTGAACTGCTTCCTATATATCAAGAGAGAAGCAAGCATGAATGCCAAAACTGGCCATCCACCTCGTTCACAATGCATCAAGAGTACATTTTGTTTCAGAAGTGACAGCCAGCTCTCACTTGATCTGAGAAAGTGGTGGATC is a window encoding:
- the LOC8274189 gene encoding formin-like protein 18 isoform X3 codes for the protein MALFRKFFYRKPPDGLLEISERVYVFDCCFTTEILDDDEYKIYIGGIVSQLRDQFPDSSFMVFNFREGEHQSLIGSILSEYDMTVMDYPRHYEGCPLLTMEMIHHFLRSSESWLSLLKQNVLLMHCERGGWPVLAFMLASLLIYRKQFSGEQKTLDMIYKQAPRELLQLMSPLNPLPSQLRYLQYVSRRNVGSQWPPLDRALTLDCVILRVIPNMDGEGGCRPIFRIYGQDPLMAADRTPKVLFSTPKRSKLVRHYKQAVSDLIKLDIHCHVQGDVVMECIHVESDLEREQMIFRVMFNTAFIRSNILMLNSEEIDMLWNVKDQFPKDFRAEVLFSEMHSTSSLATVDLLGLEEKGGLPEDAFAKVQEFFSNVDLLEPESDLTLNLLQQFSRLQENLEIDSSQRVEIDRVMPESTIEKVQGKSNQKESKYNFILSIKSPSDASSTREKSESQELMIASQSMPSPKPSPDVNIIQKRVESSQELHVSLQRSAQSKIISPRVQKTLRSSPYSTSSAIGISALLHDDGASNGEEITRQVTITSSAISSPVTNVHKPMQLSHVSNVRLPPSPPPLPPSPSSTSLQCLKEALTTSVQFCATNSPPQRTSKATYSSANDSPEELSETGLSLLRSARPPRLTSSPGSSSSLASGSSSTLPPPPPPPSFSGESSLPAVEKSISTPLLPPLSFPRTSPSFAIKPPPAPPLPGVLSIAPSSVSSQQHINNSEVISKPSPPPPPPLCSQSLLGPAGVTLVPSPPPPPTSTVSVASVSPPPPLPSSAPTDSSAHIPPVPPPPAPCAKGLSKPGGTSSPSHNGVVNGNVPPVPGPPSGALFSAKGRGLSRSSPRNQAQPRKANLKPYHWLKITRAMQGSLWAEAQKSDEASKFVCARTPEFDMSELESLFSAAAPNTGHGSTGEKSSRRTLGSKSDKVQLIELRRAYNCEIMLSKSAILAMDDSVLDVDQVDNLIKFCPTKEEMELLKGYSGDKDNLGKCEQFFLELMKVPRVESKLRVFSFKLQFHPQVSDLRRNLNVVNSAAEEVRSSRKLKRIMQTILSLGNALNHGTARGSAVGFRLDSLLKLTDTRAINNKMTLMHYLCKVLAEKLPELLDFQKDLMSLEAATKIQLKYLAEEMQAISKGLEKVLQELTASENDGHVSEYFCKSLKVFLSSAESEVRSLASLYSTVGRNADALALYFGEDPARCPFEQVVSTLLNFVKMFIRAHDENCKQLELVRKRAEKEAENEKLKMDASKKESVNLIQTPIKSGIIK
- the LOC8274189 gene encoding formin-like protein 18 isoform X4 produces the protein MALFRKFFYRKPPDGLLEISERVYVFDCCFTTEILDDDEYKIYIGGIVSQLRDQFPDSSFMVFNFREGEHQSLIGSILSEYDMTVMDYPRHYEGCPLLTMEMIHHFLRSSESWLSLLKQNVLLMHCERGGWPVLAFMLASLLIYRKQFSGEQKTLDMIYKQAPRELLQLMSPLNPLPSQLRYLQYVSRRNVGSQWPPLDRALTLDCVILRVIPNMDGEGGCRPIFRIYGQDPLMAADRTPKVLFSTPKRSKLVRHYKQAVSDLIKLDIHCHVQGDVVMECIHVESDLEREQMIFRVMFNTAFIRSNILMLNSEEIDMLWNVKDQFPKDFRAEVLFSEMHSTSSLATVDLLGLEEKGGLPEDAFAKVQEFFSNVDLLEPESDLTLNLLQQFSRLQENLEIDSSQRVEIDRVMPESTIEKVQGKSNQKESKYNFILSIKSPSDASSTREKSESQELMIASQSMPSPKPSPDVNIIQKRVESSQELHVSLQRSAQSKIISPRVQKTLRSSPYSTSSAIGISALLHDDGASNGEEITRQVTITSSAISSPVTNVHKPMQLSHVSNVRLPPSPPPLPPSPSSTSLQCLKEALTTSVQFCATNSPPQRTSKATYSSANDSPEELSETGLSLLRSARPPRLTSSPGSSSSLASGSSSTLPPPPPPPSFSGESSLPAVEKSISTPLLPPLSFPRTSPSFAIKPPPAPPLPGVLSIAPSSVSSQQHINNSEVISKPSPPPPPPLCSQSLLGPAGVTLVPSPPPPPTSTVSVASVSPPPPLPSSAPTDSSAHIPPVPPPPAPCAKGLSKPGGTSSPSHNGVVNGNVPPVPGPPSGALFSAKGRGLSRSSPRNQAQPRKANLKPYHWLKITRAMQGSLWAEAQKSDEASKFVCARTPEFDMSELESLFSAAAPNTGHGSTGEKSSRRTLGSKSDKVQLIELRRAYNCEIMLSKVKIPLSDLMVDNLIKFCPTKEEMELLKGYSGDKDNLGKCEQFFLELMKVPRVESKLRVFSFKLQFHPQVSDLRRNLNVVNSAAEEVRSSRKLKRIMQTILSLGNALNHGTARGSAVGFRLDSLLKLTDTRAINNKMTLMHYLCKVLAEKLPELLDFQKDLMSLEAATKIQLKYLAEEMQAISKGLEKVLQELTASENDGHVSEYFCKSLKVFLSSAESEVRSLASLYSTVGRNADALALYFGEDPARCPFEQVVSTLLNFVKMFIRAHDENCKQLELVRKRAEKEAENEKLKMDASKKESVNLIQTPIKSGIIK
- the LOC8274189 gene encoding formin-like protein 18 isoform X1, giving the protein MALFRKFFYRKPPDGLLEISERVYVFDCCFTTEILDDDEYKIYIGGIVSQLRDQFPDSSFMVFNFREGEHQSLIGSILSEYDMTVMDYPRHYEGCPLLTMEMIHHFLRSSESWLSLLKQNVLLMHCERGGWPVLAFMLASLLIYRKQFSGEQKTLDMIYKQAPRELLQLMSPLNPLPSQLRYLQYVSRRNVGSQWPPLDRALTLDCVILRVIPNMDGEGGCRPIFRIYGQDPLMAADRTPKVLFSTPKRSKLVRHYKQAVSDLIKLDIHCHVQGDVVMECIHVESDLEREQMIFRVMFNTAFIRSNILMLNSEEIDMLWNVKDQFPKDFRAEVLFSEMHSTSSLATVDLLGLEEKGGLPEDAFAKVQEFFSNVDLLEPESDLTLNLLQQFSRLQENLEIDSSQRVEIDRVMPESTIEKVQGKSNQKESKYNFILSIKSPSDASSTREKSESQELMIASQSMPSPKPSPDVNIIQKRVESSQELHVSLQRSAQSKIISPRVQKTLRSSPYSTSSAIGISALLHDDGASNGEEITRQVTITSSAISSPVTNVHKPMQLSHVSNVRLPPSPPPLPPSPSSTSLQCLKEALTTSVQFCATNSPPQRTSKATYSSANDSPEELSETGLSLLRSARPPRLTSSPGSSSSLASGSSSTLPPPPPPPSFSGESSLPAVEKSISTPLLPPLSFPRTSPSFAIKPPPAPPLPGVLSIAPSSVSSQQHINNSEVISKPSPPPPPPLCSQSLLGPAGVTLVPSPPPPPTSTVSVASVSPPPPLPSSAPTDSSAHIPPVPPPPAPCAKGLSKPGGTSSPSHNGVVNGNVPPVPGPPSGALFSAKGRGLSRSSPRNQAQPRKANLKPYHWLKITRAMQGSLWAEAQKSDEASKFVCARTPEFDMSELESLFSAAAPNTGHGSTGEKSSRRTLGSKSDKVQLIELRRAYNCEIMLSKVKIPLSDLMSAILAMDDSVLDVDQVDNLIKFCPTKEEMELLKGYSGDKDNLGKCEQFFLELMKVPRVESKLRVFSFKLQFHPQVSDLRRNLNVVNSAAEEVRSSRKLKRIMQTILSLGNALNHGTARGSAVGFRLDSLLKLTDTRAINNKMTLMHYLCKVLAEKLPELLDFQKDLMSLEAATKIQLKYLAEEMQAISKGLEKVLQELTASENDGHVSEYFCKSLKVFLSSAESEVRSLASLYSTVGRNADALALYFGEDPARCPFEQVVSTLLNFVKMFIRAHDENCKQLELVRKRAEKEAENEKLKMDASKKESVNLIQTPIKSGIIK
- the LOC8274189 gene encoding formin-like protein 18 isoform X2, whose protein sequence is MALFRKFFYRKPPDGLLEISERVYVFDCCFTTEILDDDEYKIYIGGIVSQLRDQFPDSSFMVFNFREGEHQSLIGSILSEYDMTVMDYPRHYEGCPLLTMEMIHHFLRSSESWLSLLKQNVLLMHCERGGWPVLAFMLASLLIYRKQFSGEQKTLDMIYKQAPRELLQLMSPLNPLPSQLRYLQYVSRRNVGSQWPPLDRALTLDCVILRVIPNMDGEGGCRPIFRIYGQDPLMAADRTPKVLFSTPKRSKLVRHYKQAVSDLIKLDIHCHVQGDVVMECIHVESDLEREQMIFRVMFNTAFIRSNILMLNSEEIDMLWNVKDQFPKDFRAEVLFSEMHSTSSLATVDLLGLEEKGGLPEDAFAKVQEFFSNVDLLEPESDLTLNLLQQFSRLQENLEIDSSQRVEIDRVMPESTIEKVQGKSNQKESKYNFILSIKSPSDASSTREKSESQELMIASQSMPSPKPSPDVNIIQKRVESSQELHVSLQRSAQSKIISPRVQKTLRSSPYSTSSAIGISALLHDDGASNGEEITRQVTITSSAISSPVTNVHKPMQLSHVSNVRLPPSPPPLPPSPSSTSLQCLKEALTTSVQFCATNSPPQRTSKATYSSANDSPEELSETGLSLLRSARPPRLTSSPGSSSSLASGSSSTLPPPPPPPSFSGESSLPAVEKSISTPLLPPLSFPRTSPSFAIKPPPAPPLPGVLSIAPSSVSSQQHINNSEVISKPSPPPPPPLCSQSLLGPAGVTLVPSPPPPPTSTVSVASVSPPPPLPSSAPTDSSAHIPPVPPPPAPCAKGLSKPGGTSSPSHNGVVNGNVPPVPGPPSGALFSAKGRGLSRSSPRNQAQPRKANLKPYHWLKITRAMQGSLWAEAQKSDEASKTPEFDMSELESLFSAAAPNTGHGSTGEKSSRRTLGSKSDKVQLIELRRAYNCEIMLSKVKIPLSDLMSAILAMDDSVLDVDQVDNLIKFCPTKEEMELLKGYSGDKDNLGKCEQFFLELMKVPRVESKLRVFSFKLQFHPQVSDLRRNLNVVNSAAEEVRSSRKLKRIMQTILSLGNALNHGTARGSAVGFRLDSLLKLTDTRAINNKMTLMHYLCKVLAEKLPELLDFQKDLMSLEAATKIQLKYLAEEMQAISKGLEKVLQELTASENDGHVSEYFCKSLKVFLSSAESEVRSLASLYSTVGRNADALALYFGEDPARCPFEQVVSTLLNFVKMFIRAHDENCKQLELVRKRAEKEAENEKLKMDASKKESVNLIQTPIKSGIIK
- the LOC8274189 gene encoding formin-like protein 18 isoform X5, producing the protein MALFRKFFYRKPPDGLLEISERVYVFDCCFTTEILDDDEYKIYIGGIVSQLRDQFPDSSFMVFNFREGEHQSLIGSILSEYDMTVMDYPRHYEGCPLLTMEMIHHFLRSSESWLSLLKQNVLLMHCERGGWPVLAFMLASLLIYRKQFSGEQKTLDMIYKQAPRELLQLMSPLNPLPSQLRYLQYVSRRNVGSQWPPLDRALTLDCVILRVIPNMDGEGGCRPIFRIYGQDPLMAADRTPKVLFSTPKRSKLVRHYKQAVSDLIKLDIHCHVQGDVVMECIHVESDLEREQMIFRVMFNTAFIRSNILMLNSEEIDMLWNVKDQFPKDFRAELICSVWRRKAVFLRMHLLKFKSFSATWTC